In one window of Candidatus Scalindua sp. DNA:
- a CDS encoding efflux RND transporter permease subunit, protein MIKWLVSTSLRLRVSIVAVTIILLIAGSYTVSKQSSIDVFPEFAPPLVEIQTEGPGLSTSEVETLITIPVESSMNGTSWLKKIRSKSVLGLSSVVLYFDEGTDVIEARQQVQERVSRLVSKLPSAAKTPVILSPLSSTSRVLKIGLSSQRRSQMEMTTVAKWTIRPRLMAIPGVANVAIWGQRDRQIQVIIDPDILHTHGVTINDVVLSVRNATSIGGGGFIDTPNQRISVSHVLTLKTPEDLSSVPVAFRNGVTLKLGDVAELREGFPPPIGDAVINDGPGLLLIVEKEPWGNTLEVTQKIEEVLDALKPGIKDIEIDSTIFRPATFIEMSLHNLNKSLLIGCVLVIIILAFFLNEWRTALISVLAIPTSLVIASLILHYRGGTINTMVLAGLVIALGELVDDAVIDVENIMRRLRLNREAVTPQPAFMVVLNASLEVRSAVVYGSVIVVLVLMPVFFLEGLSGSFFRPLALSYILAIMSSLFVALTLTPALSLILLPGASQRGEPSFVTWLKSRYRKILPVVLLRPKRVISFLAGAFILALVSLTFLGEEFLPDFKEHDFLMHWVEKPGTSLQAMERITTRVSKELRAIPGVRNFGSHIGRSEVADEVVGPNFAELWISIDPEVDYDSTVAGIQEVVDGYPGLYRDLLTYLRERIKEVLTGSSATIVVRIYGDNLEVLHEKALEVHDTISGVKGVSDLKVQPQIMVPQVEVHFRPEAAANFGLNSGMVREAVGLLLNGMKVGEFYEDQNIFDVVVTGAPQIRDNLSALRSLRIETPAGGIVPLNAVADVVVAPTPDKITREAASRYTEVTCNVRDRDLSGVAGDIESRITNIPFESGYHPEILGEYAAQEASRNRIIVLSTLAITGIFLILHVSFSSVRLALLVFLGLPFALIGGVVSAFLGGGVLSLGSLIGFITVLGISARNSIMLISHYNHLQREEDQPFTKELIVRGSIERLAPILMTALTTGLALLPIIIGGNRAGQEIEHPMAIVIIGGLVSSTLLNLIVMPVMYWEFGATDRERS, encoded by the coding sequence CCTGAATTCGCCCCCCCCCTTGTCGAGATACAGACAGAAGGACCCGGTCTTTCCACCTCCGAAGTTGAAACACTCATTACCATACCCGTTGAGAGTTCCATGAACGGTACCTCGTGGCTCAAGAAGATCCGGTCTAAATCAGTACTTGGTCTCTCTTCCGTCGTACTCTATTTTGATGAGGGAACCGACGTCATAGAGGCACGGCAGCAGGTCCAGGAGAGGGTATCCCGGCTTGTCAGTAAATTACCCTCTGCGGCAAAAACTCCCGTAATCCTCTCTCCCCTCTCCTCCACCAGCAGAGTTCTCAAGATAGGGCTCTCATCACAAAGACGGTCACAGATGGAGATGACGACTGTTGCAAAGTGGACCATCAGGCCACGGCTGATGGCAATTCCGGGTGTTGCCAATGTTGCTATCTGGGGACAGCGTGACCGCCAGATCCAGGTCATCATAGACCCTGACATTCTGCATACCCACGGAGTTACCATAAACGATGTGGTTCTGTCTGTCCGCAACGCCACGTCAATCGGCGGAGGAGGATTCATCGACACACCCAACCAGCGGATTTCAGTCTCACACGTACTCACCCTGAAAACTCCGGAGGATCTTTCCTCTGTTCCGGTTGCTTTTCGTAACGGGGTGACGCTGAAACTGGGTGACGTAGCTGAGCTGAGAGAAGGGTTTCCACCCCCCATAGGTGATGCAGTGATAAATGACGGACCGGGCCTGCTGCTGATCGTCGAAAAAGAGCCGTGGGGAAATACCCTTGAAGTAACACAGAAAATTGAAGAGGTCCTCGATGCACTCAAGCCGGGAATTAAGGACATTGAAATAGATTCAACAATATTTCGCCCGGCCACCTTTATCGAAATGTCACTCCACAACCTTAACAAGTCACTCCTTATCGGCTGTGTTCTGGTGATTATTATCCTGGCATTTTTTCTCAATGAGTGGCGGACGGCCCTCATCAGTGTACTGGCTATCCCGACTTCACTTGTTATCGCTTCACTGATTCTGCACTACCGCGGAGGAACTATTAATACCATGGTACTTGCTGGTCTTGTTATTGCACTCGGTGAACTTGTTGACGATGCCGTCATAGACGTAGAAAACATCATGCGCAGACTCCGTCTCAACCGTGAGGCCGTCACTCCCCAACCGGCATTCATGGTTGTGCTCAATGCCTCACTTGAAGTGCGCAGTGCTGTAGTATATGGCAGCGTAATAGTCGTTTTAGTCCTCATGCCGGTTTTCTTCCTTGAGGGACTGTCCGGTTCTTTCTTTCGGCCTCTCGCTCTTTCCTACATACTGGCAATCATGTCATCCCTTTTCGTAGCCCTTACCCTCACCCCGGCATTGTCGCTTATTCTGCTGCCCGGGGCATCTCAACGCGGGGAACCCTCATTTGTAACATGGTTGAAGTCGCGTTACCGAAAAATACTTCCGGTAGTACTGTTGAGGCCGAAACGTGTTATCTCTTTTCTGGCCGGAGCCTTCATCTTGGCATTAGTCTCTCTAACCTTTCTGGGCGAAGAATTCCTCCCCGATTTCAAAGAACACGATTTCCTGATGCACTGGGTGGAAAAACCGGGAACCTCACTGCAGGCAATGGAACGTATAACCACCCGCGTGAGTAAGGAGTTGCGTGCCATTCCCGGTGTCCGCAATTTCGGTTCACACATTGGCCGTTCTGAAGTCGCGGATGAGGTGGTAGGTCCGAATTTTGCCGAACTCTGGATCAGTATAGACCCTGAAGTTGATTACGATTCCACCGTAGCAGGAATACAGGAGGTAGTGGACGGGTATCCTGGTCTGTACAGAGATCTGCTTACGTATCTTCGCGAGAGGATCAAGGAGGTGCTCACCGGTTCCAGCGCTACGATTGTAGTACGTATTTATGGTGACAACCTTGAAGTACTTCATGAGAAAGCCCTGGAAGTTCACGACACTATTTCCGGTGTGAAAGGGGTTTCTGACCTGAAGGTGCAGCCACAGATTATGGTACCGCAGGTAGAGGTGCATTTTCGTCCTGAAGCTGCTGCGAATTTCGGACTGAACAGCGGCATGGTTCGTGAAGCTGTTGGCTTACTATTAAATGGAATGAAAGTGGGAGAATTTTATGAAGACCAGAACATCTTCGACGTTGTGGTAACGGGTGCCCCGCAGATTCGGGATAATCTCAGTGCCTTGCGTTCTCTCAGGATAGAGACACCTGCAGGGGGTATCGTTCCACTCAATGCTGTTGCAGACGTTGTCGTCGCCCCCACACCAGATAAGATTACACGAGAAGCCGCCTCCCGTTATACTGAAGTTACATGCAATGTACGCGATCGCGATCTTTCTGGTGTGGCGGGTGATATTGAAAGCAGGATCACAAATATCCCCTTTGAGAGCGGTTATCACCCGGAGATCCTTGGAGAATATGCCGCTCAGGAAGCATCGAGAAACCGCATTATTGTTCTCTCAACTCTGGCCATTACCGGTATTTTCCTTATCCTGCATGTAAGTTTCAGTTCAGTAAGGCTCGCACTGCTCGTCTTCCTCGGTCTTCCATTCGCATTGATCGGAGGGGTGGTATCCGCATTTCTGGGAGGTGGTGTTCTTTCTCTTGGTTCACTCATAGGTTTTATCACGGTGCTTGGGATATCAGCAAGAAACAGTATAATGCTCATCAGTCACTATAACCACCTTCAAAGAGAAGAAGATCAGCCTTTTACTAAAGAGCTGATTGTCCGCGGTTCAATAGAACGGCTGGCACCTATCCTGATGACGGCCTTGACAACGGGCCTGGCACTCTTACCCATAATTATAGGCGGTAATCGCGCAGGCCAGGAGATTGAGCATCCAATGGCAATCGTCATAATTGGCGGCCTGGTGAGCTCAACCCTGCTCAACCTGATTGTGATGCCGGTCATGTATTGGGAATTCGGTGCAACAGACAGGGAGAGGAGTTAA
- a CDS encoding response regulator transcription factor: MKILIVEDEVKLARYLKQGFEENSFVVDLAHNGTDGLHQAVHESYDMIILDIMLPQHDGMEILTRMRSAGIYTPVIFLTAKDSIEDKVNGLNSGADDYVIKPFSFHELLARVRVCLRRVSDKKEVKLKINGLTLDPIARKVFMKGKRIDLSPIEFSLLEYMMHHSGQVVTRTMISEHVWDSHFEGFSNVVDVHIAKLRGKIDKKHHNKLIHTVRGVGYVLEERD; this comes from the coding sequence ATGAAAATACTGATTGTCGAAGATGAAGTGAAATTGGCACGTTACCTGAAACAGGGTTTTGAAGAAAATTCTTTTGTAGTGGACCTTGCACATAATGGCACTGATGGTTTACATCAGGCGGTACACGAAAGTTACGATATGATAATACTGGATATAATGCTTCCGCAGCATGATGGGATGGAAATACTTACTCGTATGCGCAGTGCCGGGATATATACCCCCGTAATCTTTCTCACCGCAAAGGATTCTATAGAAGACAAGGTAAATGGATTAAACAGCGGGGCTGATGATTATGTTATAAAACCTTTCTCTTTTCACGAATTATTAGCCCGTGTCCGCGTTTGTCTGCGAAGAGTATCAGACAAGAAAGAGGTAAAATTGAAGATAAACGGCTTGACACTTGACCCCATAGCACGAAAAGTATTTATGAAGGGTAAGAGGATAGACTTGTCACCAATTGAATTCTCCCTCCTCGAGTATATGATGCACCACTCAGGTCAGGTAGTAACACGAACAATGATTTCTGAGCATGTATGGGACTCCCATTTTGAGGGTTTCAGTAATGTTGTGGACGTACACATCGCCAAGTTAAGAGGTAAAATAGACAAAAAACATCATAATAAACTCATACATACGGTAAGGGGAGTTGGCTATGTTCTCGAAGAACGCGACTAA
- a CDS encoding heavy metal sensor histidine kinase, producing MFSKNATKFYQSICFKITVWYSVSIFIILITAGGFLYFRLTHKLNKEVNLILFDESGEVLQDIMEKKFTQNSLKDAIEMEASDEKYFKVSARVLDMEQNTLITSANFFAPDLKISERSIGNAEKGTVTFDTIRVQGRESPYRLITRPVYLDNSLKYLLQVAIYLKPTQKIVENLEENFAMLIPVLTIITVLCGWLIAKRSLAPIKGINKMTQTITASNLSKRLHATHTGDELDTLTGTINNMLDRLENSFKRTRQFSSDASHELRTPIASLKTGIEVTLSKNRTTEEYCVLLINNLRVLERMTRLVNDLLELSRTDSDVNVLDMKLINLADILKDQHEKFMLISESRNIKILMNEVPDMHILGDEALLRRLFCNLLDNAVKYTSSGDHVTISLEERGREIFVRIEDTGIGIPETDLEKIFDRFFRVDPSRTRETGGSGLGLSICKNIVALHRGTIGVESKINSGTTVTVHLPRNHPQS from the coding sequence ATGTTCTCGAAGAACGCGACTAAATTTTACCAATCAATCTGTTTTAAAATTACGGTATGGTATTCAGTATCTATTTTCATAATATTGATTACAGCCGGAGGATTTCTGTATTTCCGATTAACGCATAAGCTGAATAAGGAAGTTAACCTTATACTCTTTGACGAAAGCGGAGAAGTATTGCAGGATATCATGGAGAAGAAATTCACACAGAACAGCTTAAAAGATGCGATAGAAATGGAAGCTTCTGATGAGAAATACTTTAAGGTATCTGCAAGAGTGCTTGATATGGAACAGAACACCCTGATCACTTCAGCAAACTTTTTCGCACCAGACTTAAAGATTTCTGAAAGATCTATTGGAAATGCTGAAAAAGGTACGGTCACATTTGATACGATACGGGTTCAAGGCAGAGAATCTCCCTACCGCCTGATAACAAGGCCTGTATATCTTGACAACTCCCTGAAGTATCTCCTTCAGGTGGCTATCTACCTGAAGCCGACACAGAAAATAGTTGAAAATCTGGAAGAAAATTTCGCGATGCTGATACCTGTGCTCACGATAATCACCGTTCTTTGCGGATGGCTCATTGCAAAGCGGAGTTTAGCTCCCATCAAAGGCATAAACAAAATGACGCAAACAATAACGGCATCTAATTTAAGTAAGAGGTTACACGCTACCCATACCGGGGATGAATTGGATACATTAACAGGCACCATTAACAATATGCTCGACAGGCTGGAGAATTCCTTTAAAAGAACAAGGCAGTTTTCCTCTGATGCGTCTCATGAACTCAGGACTCCCATTGCTTCCCTCAAAACCGGAATTGAAGTCACACTTTCAAAGAATAGAACCACTGAAGAGTATTGTGTACTACTCATAAACAATTTAAGAGTATTAGAGAGGATGACCAGGCTGGTCAATGATTTATTAGAACTATCCAGAACAGATTCAGACGTTAACGTATTAGACATGAAATTGATCAATCTAGCCGATATCCTGAAGGATCAGCATGAGAAATTCATGCTGATATCGGAATCAAGGAACATAAAGATCCTCATGAACGAGGTACCAGACATGCATATCCTGGGGGATGAGGCTCTCTTGCGGCGTCTCTTCTGCAATCTGCTTGACAATGCCGTTAAATATACTTCCTCCGGAGACCATGTCACTATCTCTCTGGAAGAGAGAGGCAGAGAGATTTTCGTCCGTATTGAAGATACGGGTATCGGTATCCCTGAGACAGATCTTGAAAAGATTTTTGACCGTTTCTTCCGTGTCGACCCGTCACGTACCAGAGAAACTGGCGGGAGCGGTTTAGGACTGAGTATCTGCAAAAATATCGTAGCACTCCACAGAGGTACCATTGGAGTAGAAAGTAAAATAAACTCCGGTACTACGGTTACCGTACATCTTCCCAGAAATCACCCTCAATCCTGA
- a CDS encoding phospholipid carrier-dependent glycosyltransferase, producing MNKKLLFSLSLLFLLLYMVPLNVRPVNTPDETRYGEISREMLITGDFIVPRLNGLRYFEKPVLGYWLNAASMALFSDNGFAVRFPSALAVGLTAMIIFLLVRRFHGYDKTALLSAFIYITFIVVYGVGTLCVMDSLLTFFLTAAMGCFFVASTNTTVRNRNVWLLLCGVFCGAAFLTKGFLAFALLTLTVIPFLLWNRRGRDMFTLLWLPLLAAVAVSLPWCLMIASREPDFWRYFFWNEHVQRFLSADSSMHAQPFWSLIPVFLAGAFPWILVTPMAISQYKRELLRKPLIRFSLCWMAFSLVFFSASSGKLIAYILPCFPPLAVLIAIGLTEYFRSGSKRMFHYCTVLSIIITGLMVTALLLIAFTPALHWRIYGTEEGHKLWYCVFGAVLCLVIMIKTVRTQDRLWKTATHGLSATAIMLVFPFAVPVDNFTHAGMTTFLDSQKDHITTDTFLISDYRTVQAVCYTYKRKDAYLFLNSGELSYGVSYPDSSCRSIDTTGLKNLLHERNRQVAIIIKETTKLRANLPWPEPIYQTIWKDYWFAIY from the coding sequence ATGAATAAAAAGCTATTGTTCAGTTTATCTCTACTATTTCTTCTCTTGTACATGGTACCGCTCAATGTACGCCCTGTTAACACACCGGACGAGACTCGATACGGAGAAATCTCCCGGGAAATGCTGATTACCGGAGACTTTATTGTTCCCCGGTTGAACGGGCTGAGATATTTTGAAAAACCGGTCCTTGGATACTGGCTGAATGCCGCATCCATGGCTCTGTTCAGCGATAATGGTTTTGCTGTTCGTTTCCCATCTGCTCTTGCGGTTGGGCTTACCGCCATGATAATATTTTTACTTGTTCGTCGCTTTCATGGATACGATAAAACCGCATTGTTGTCCGCCTTCATCTATATAACATTTATTGTTGTATACGGTGTTGGCACCTTATGCGTGATGGACAGCCTGCTGACTTTTTTCCTGACCGCAGCGATGGGCTGTTTTTTTGTTGCCAGCACCAACACGACTGTGAGGAATCGAAACGTGTGGTTATTGCTCTGCGGGGTTTTCTGCGGTGCGGCTTTTCTGACAAAAGGTTTCCTCGCATTTGCCCTGCTGACGTTGACGGTGATTCCATTCCTGTTGTGGAATAGACGCGGAAGGGATATGTTCACCCTATTGTGGCTTCCTCTCCTCGCCGCCGTGGCTGTTTCGCTTCCCTGGTGCCTGATGATTGCCTCGCGTGAGCCAGATTTCTGGCGCTATTTTTTCTGGAACGAACATGTACAGCGCTTTCTCTCGGCAGACTCCAGCATGCATGCTCAGCCGTTCTGGTCCTTGATTCCGGTCTTCCTTGCCGGTGCGTTTCCCTGGATACTGGTCACTCCCATGGCTATTAGCCAATATAAACGTGAACTTCTCCGTAAACCGCTGATTCGTTTCTCTCTCTGCTGGATGGCTTTTTCGCTGGTGTTCTTTTCGGCTTCTTCAGGCAAACTAATTGCATATATTCTACCCTGTTTTCCTCCACTGGCAGTGCTTATTGCAATTGGTCTTACCGAATATTTCCGGAGTGGCAGCAAAAGAATGTTCCACTATTGTACCGTTTTGTCGATTATCATAACGGGCCTGATGGTTACTGCATTGCTTCTCATCGCGTTTACGCCTGCTCTGCACTGGAGGATTTACGGCACAGAAGAGGGGCATAAACTGTGGTATTGCGTCTTCGGGGCGGTGTTGTGCCTTGTGATTATGATTAAGACTGTGCGGACACAGGACAGGCTGTGGAAAACGGCTACACATGGACTCTCAGCCACCGCCATAATGCTGGTATTTCCTTTCGCTGTGCCGGTAGATAATTTTACCCATGCTGGAATGACAACTTTTCTGGATTCTCAGAAAGATCACATAACTACGGATACATTCCTGATATCGGATTACCGAACAGTGCAGGCTGTCTGTTATACTTATAAACGTAAAGACGCCTATCTTTTTCTCAACAGCGGTGAACTCAGTTACGGGGTGTCCTATCCGGACAGCTCCTGCCGTTCCATCGATACTACCGGCCTGAAAAACCTTCTGCACGAGCGCAACCGCCAGGTAGCAATTATCATAAAGGAAACCACGAAGTTAAGAGCCAATCTACCCTGGCCAGAGCCAATATATCAAACTATCTGGAAAGACTACTGGTTTGCGATATACTAA
- the cmoA gene encoding carboxy-S-adenosyl-L-methionine synthase CmoA produces the protein MNKDTIFADKKNSMSDFNFGKETAAVFDDMLERSVPFYNEIQRMLCEIAVDFAADGTHVYDLGCSTGTTLLNICKAVKKDVRYIGIDYSQDMLNRCRVRFSESKVTKEYSLTCMDLNNGINITNASVVIMNLTLQFVRPLHRDHIIKNIYNGLCENGCLILIEKVLGNNSDFNRMFIKYYYEMKKRNGYTELEISQKREALENILIPYRLDENRDLLKKAGFDHCDTFFKWYNFCGLVALKSSLHSQK, from the coding sequence ATGAATAAAGATACAATTTTTGCAGATAAGAAAAATAGCATGTCTGACTTTAATTTTGGAAAGGAGACTGCGGCGGTATTTGATGATATGCTTGAAAGATCTGTCCCTTTCTATAACGAAATACAGAGGATGTTATGCGAAATAGCGGTGGATTTTGCGGCGGACGGCACTCATGTCTATGATTTAGGGTGCTCCACAGGTACCACCCTTTTAAATATCTGTAAGGCGGTAAAAAAAGATGTCAGATATATCGGGATAGATTATTCACAAGACATGCTGAACAGGTGCAGAGTAAGGTTTTCTGAAAGCAAGGTAACAAAAGAATACTCTCTTACCTGCATGGACTTAAACAATGGGATTAATATCACAAACGCATCTGTTGTCATTATGAATCTGACACTGCAGTTTGTGCGTCCTTTGCACAGGGACCATATAATAAAGAATATTTATAACGGTTTGTGTGAAAACGGCTGTTTAATCCTCATTGAAAAAGTGCTGGGCAACAACTCTGACTTTAACAGGATGTTCATAAAATACTACTATGAGATGAAGAAAAGAAATGGATATACTGAACTGGAGATATCACAAAAGAGAGAGGCGTTAGAAAATATTCTCATACCATACCGGTTAGATGAGAACAGGGACCTCTTAAAAAAAGCAGGTTTTGACCACTGCGATACGTTCTTCAAATGGTATAACTTTTGTGGTCTGGTAGCATTGAAAAGCAGTTTGCACTCTCAAAAATAA
- a CDS encoding CPBP family intramembrane metalloprotease, with the protein MLEKGEFFADSVDYENGTYDFGKVMRRLLMLAALIVFVILRKSLKIYPLMALGMKQRSGCFRKFLFGFLMAIISLLIYYSLALFFGAWIVHIDYHLVGIVISKIIKYLLVGCLIGLIEEIFFRGFVLQFFMKDMSVAIAVCATSAIYSVLHFFQSEVLVTRGFQPFVGLITMSHFFKPLFLQFIENLSSIIGLFLVGVVLSYAFLLSKSLYLSIGLHSGWVFMMKADSLFLVRVREKYEWVFGNSNQLVTGFIVWASLIYVLFIIKKVYRNTHNSGAYLKSSDSGQNSFR; encoded by the coding sequence ATGTTAGAAAAAGGAGAATTTTTTGCAGATAGTGTGGACTATGAAAATGGCACATATGATTTTGGCAAGGTAATGAGGCGACTATTAATGCTCGCTGCATTGATAGTGTTTGTGATTTTAAGAAAGTCTCTGAAAATTTACCCCCTAATGGCTTTAGGCATGAAGCAGAGGTCTGGATGTTTCAGGAAATTTCTTTTTGGCTTCCTAATGGCCATAATTTCGCTGCTAATTTACTACTCTCTTGCACTGTTTTTCGGTGCATGGATAGTTCACATAGATTATCATTTAGTTGGAATTGTAATATCTAAAATTATCAAATATCTTTTAGTCGGCTGTCTTATAGGTCTCATTGAAGAGATATTTTTTAGAGGTTTTGTCTTGCAATTCTTTATGAAGGACATGTCCGTAGCAATTGCCGTATGTGCAACCAGCGCGATTTACTCTGTTCTTCACTTTTTCCAGTCTGAAGTTCTTGTTACCAGAGGGTTTCAGCCATTTGTCGGTTTAATCACTATGTCACATTTTTTTAAACCTCTTTTTCTTCAATTCATAGAAAACCTGTCTTCAATCATTGGCCTTTTTTTGGTTGGTGTGGTGCTTTCTTATGCATTTCTTCTATCAAAATCATTATACCTTTCTATAGGCTTGCACTCAGGATGGGTATTCATGATGAAGGCTGACAGCCTCTTCCTTGTTCGGGTTCGAGAGAAGTATGAGTGGGTTTTTGGTAATAGTAATCAGTTAGTGACAGGTTTTATTGTATGGGCTTCTCTGATATACGTCTTGTTTATAATAAAGAAGGTTTATCGTAATACTCATAATTCCGGAGCATATCTCAAATCATCCGATTCAGGCCAGAATTCTTTCAGATGA
- a CDS encoding glycosyltransferase family 39 protein: MAKLQSICPDKRSRDLVILFVGGLLVYFMNIGSLPLSHSEDRWGEIAREMELSNNWYTPTINGEIYWDKPILSYWAILGVKKIIGSPQLSEWIIRFPTLLASFLIPFLMYDLTSFFFNRKIGLTGALIILTSFQMYQIGRVASSDMLNLLLFLTSLWIYFKTVQKNRGFWWWLLLGFIIGVNCHIKGLIGVLPYLVILSHRIFSHGFKSLSREFLFRFSLSTFLAGTIYLGMWCWILGDVINTISGIYTYLISGSADALPLPLRMVIQENLNRVATDSIDHKNPPWIYLEAPFSFLFPWSLFLPGALVTWWRDRKMTKDKKEPFGIWFFSLLIFFSLMSSRRPYYLLPAIPAAAVLIAVHIHLLIKCDETSGISGNLRKRSVFIYGLLLTCLVFTMGALLIFVSGSVPERLNSVYLYPSGIASFVIGGTLLVVAVKKSFSTVINTFTVFLILLIIVVNLSLPDIGNNSTFREFTKIVNEKTLNKRVVLFLVDNAKLIYGLEHPPYPCVPSEVNASPEESVRQLVEETAPGDFVLLEKRNLSLLSRLNYELILEELPNPSYLKMEWKNGPKIIPNENHIKKKTLLLLRILNHDSQKK, encoded by the coding sequence ATGGCAAAACTTCAATCTATCTGTCCTGACAAGCGAAGCAGAGATCTTGTTATTCTGTTCGTAGGTGGTTTACTCGTGTATTTTATGAACATTGGTTCCCTTCCGTTATCTCATTCCGAAGACCGTTGGGGTGAGATTGCAAGGGAAATGGAGCTTTCAAATAATTGGTATACCCCGACGATAAATGGAGAAATTTATTGGGACAAACCAATCTTATCTTATTGGGCGATCCTTGGCGTTAAAAAGATCATCGGGAGTCCTCAGCTCAGCGAATGGATAATTCGTTTTCCGACTCTTCTGGCCAGCTTCCTCATTCCATTCCTTATGTATGATCTTACCTCTTTTTTCTTTAACCGCAAGATTGGTCTAACCGGCGCTTTGATAATCTTAACATCCTTTCAAATGTATCAGATTGGACGTGTGGCATCCTCGGACATGTTGAACCTGCTACTTTTTCTGACATCACTTTGGATCTATTTTAAGACCGTTCAGAAAAACCGTGGTTTCTGGTGGTGGTTGCTGCTGGGCTTTATTATAGGAGTCAATTGCCATATCAAAGGGTTGATTGGAGTGCTTCCGTATCTGGTTATCTTGAGTCACAGGATTTTCAGCCATGGTTTCAAATCTCTCTCCCGGGAATTCTTATTCCGTTTTTCTCTAAGTACCTTCCTGGCAGGGACTATTTATCTGGGTATGTGGTGCTGGATACTTGGAGATGTAATCAATACAATAAGCGGAATATATACCTATCTGATCTCTGGTTCGGCGGATGCTCTACCTTTACCGTTACGCATGGTTATACAGGAAAATCTAAACAGAGTTGCTACTGATTCAATAGACCATAAGAATCCTCCATGGATTTATCTGGAAGCGCCCTTCTCTTTTCTATTTCCCTGGTCTCTCTTTTTACCGGGTGCATTGGTCACATGGTGGCGGGACAGAAAAATGACAAAGGATAAAAAAGAACCATTCGGGATCTGGTTTTTTTCTCTCCTCATCTTTTTCTCCTTAATGTCTTCAAGAAGGCCGTATTATCTTTTACCGGCCATACCAGCTGCTGCGGTTCTTATTGCCGTGCATATCCATCTGCTGATTAAATGTGATGAAACCAGCGGCATATCCGGCAACTTAAGAAAAAGAAGTGTGTTCATATACGGACTTTTACTGACATGTCTGGTTTTCACTATGGGAGCCTTGCTTATTTTTGTTTCCGGTTCTGTTCCTGAGAGACTCAATTCTGTCTATTTGTATCCGTCGGGCATAGCTTCTTTTGTTATTGGAGGAACGCTTTTGGTTGTTGCCGTAAAGAAGAGTTTTTCTACGGTAATTAATACCTTCACCGTTTTTTTAATTCTTCTTATTATTGTCGTAAACTTAAGTCTTCCGGATATCGGAAATAATTCTACTTTCAGAGAATTTACGAAAATAGTGAATGAGAAAACTTTAAACAAAAGAGTTGTTCTTTTTCTAGTAGATAACGCCAAACTTATATACGGACTGGAGCATCCACCTTATCCATGTGTTCCTTCTGAGGTAAATGCATCTCCGGAAGAGTCAGTGAGACAACTTGTCGAAGAAACTGCTCCTGGTGATTTTGTTTTGTTAGAAAAGAGAAACCTTTCCCTTCTTTCAAGATTGAATTATGAACTCATACTTGAGGAACTACCCAATCCCTCCTACCTGAAGATGGAATGGAAAAACGGACCAAAAATTATTCCCAACGAAAACCATATCAAGAAGAAAACATTACTCTTATTACGTATTCTTAACCATGACTCCCAAAAGAAATAG